In the Uranotaenia lowii strain MFRU-FL chromosome 1, ASM2978415v1, whole genome shotgun sequence genome, ACTTTCCCGTAACGAccaaaaacttcttaaaaacaaaaatcatttttggtagTGAAAGCAGGtgatgaaaaaaaggttttaatcgGATGACGGTATCTGAATTTAcgatttcagattgaaaataaaaatacctgGGTGAAAAACTTCGAACAGTCATTAAATACAGAAGGAACTCGTAAGATATTGGTCGTTTTGGTAAGTTGTATCTACCGTTATCTAattctcaaaaattttacattttcttacagttttttttaggaaaaatgaaGACAAGTGAATTAAATATGTGGTCAATTATAGGAACTATTAGTTGTTGAGTTGTGCGCCAAATATCCTGAATTAATCTACAATCAGTTGACATTGACTTCAAAAGTTTTCTGCTCGTTTGCAGCTTAAAAGTGGTCATTCGAACCCTTCCGatcaaaacttatttcaaatgtTCGGTTCCCCAGCCAGAGCGTGAAGGATCCCCAAAGCGATTGTTGTCATTCCAGatactatttttatttaaatggagTTTCGTGAATTGTTTCGTCAGCTAATGTAGAAAcctggggcgggattatggaactcgaaacaatcgagtttcgttcgattcgaccgactttggcattaccgatcttaAGAAGCTTGATTCAAATGGAGCTTGATTCGAGATGATTTACTACCcggtttactcgaaatctagtacgttaaaatttagaactcgaacgagatacgTAATACCGATTCTGATTCGATTCGATTTAAAACTCGGAACGAGTATCTCAACTCGAATGGGATTCTGATTTCACCCCTGCtttaataaattgttttttttaactacagTGTTTACTTATGTAGTTTTATGTATGTTGCCGAAATAAGAAAGAAAACGACGTAGCTTCCGGTAATTTCAACGGTGTATTACAGAACGTTAAATTATCCCTGTAATAAAGACAATTCATGCATTTAGGGATTTGAGTACTTATAATATATGTGTGCATTGTGTTTCATTGTATATaatcttaaatttcaacataCGTTTAATGCCTGTTTAGTAATTATTTGTGTTCAGTCCGAAATTCGGGTGCCGTACGGTATTCCTAGCACTTACTGTTACCTATATGGTAAATGTATGTGGACAATGTTATGCTCGATAAATAATTATGTTTATATCTAGGATTTACCTGTTTCAAGTATTATTAGGCACTAACTGTGAAACTGCTCAATTTAGCAGACGAATTAGGTTTACGCCACGAATCAATACCTGTGATATAGACCTTAGTAACATAATTCATTCTTGCACTTTTAACACATCAAGTTTACCTGCGCGAAGCTATAAATTGATTTGAAGTGTTCCTTGCAAACGAGTGTAGTGTAATCCAGTGTTAGTTGTTTAAATTGTACTGTAATTGtaactaaaatttaataaatttgttgtaaattgtttatttgtttgttactGATTAAACGCCTAGTCACCAAACTCTGTTATTGCTGGTCACTTTACCACCTTGACGTTTCTCGCCTGTCAGTGACGGCGAATGATGTGGGGGTTCGATGCGTGACTGCGGTGCGTCCGTAGGTGACGTGATACTCCCCCCGGTAAGCCTGATCCCGTTCCTGGCTTACACTCTGTTGCACCGATGTCAAGAACCGCCAATTTCACAGCAGGTCGTTCGTACACGTTTGACAAAGTCCGCACAGTTGCACTACGAACTTGGCCGGCATGCTCGTTGACCTTAACCACTCGCCCCTTCGGCCATAAGTTACGGGGCAAATCGGAATCAACGATGACCACGACATCACCGACTGCAATAGGTTTCACCGGATGATGCCATTTAGGACGACGACGAATTGTTGGCAGGTACTCTTTTAACCACCTTTTCCAGAAAAGATTGGCGTAAACTTGTGATGTTTTCCATGTGTTTCTAAGTGTAGCGAGGCTGTCATGGTACGACACCAATGGTTTCAAACCGTGTGAGGATCCAAGCAGGAAATGGTTGGGCGTCAAAGCTTCACTTGAAGCGTTCTCAATAGGGATGTAGGTGAGGGGACGCGAGTTTATGATAAATTCGATCTCAAGTAGGCTGTTACGAAGAACTTCATTGGTGGGAGTCCTTGGAAGGTTCATgttattcaagatttttttaaccGATTGCACAAGCCTTTCCCAACTTCCGCCCATATGCGGACTGCTGGGTGGTAGAAAAGTCCATTTTGTATCGGCCGATACGAGGTCCTTCATAACCTTGTCTTGATCTAACTCTTGAACAGCTGCCGACAACTCTCGACTTGATCCAACGAAATTGGTTCCACGATCACTGAAGATCTCGATAGGGGTGCCACGTCTAGCAATGAAGTTTCGAATGGCCATGATACAGGAACTGGCAGTTAAGGAATGGGCTATTTCTAAGTGTACCGCTCGAACTACCAAACAGGTTATCAACACTCCCCATCTCTTCTCGACACGTCTCCCTACTGCTACGTGCATTGGACCGAAATAATCGATCCCGATATATGAAAATGGTCTTGAACATGATGCAAGCCTTGCTGGGGGTAGGTCAGCCATCATCGGAGATTGTGGGCGAGCTTTAGCGTTCTTGCATGCTTGGCAGTCGCGATAAATTTTATTACATACTCTGCGAAGCTTAGGGATATGGTATTTCTGTCGTAGCTCATTCACCACAGTTTCATGGTTTAGATGATGGTAGTGCTCATGAGTAAATTCAACAACTAGATTAGTAACTTGATGATTTTTCGAGAGCAGGATTGGGTGGGCAGTATTCTGATCtataaaccgacaattggaaattcgacttttcatcCGTAATACTCCGTATTCGTCGAGAAAGGGTGAAAGTCCGTAGAGCACACTGGTCTTGGGAATCCGAGGGTTAACGTTTTTTGTGTTTGATAATAAGCTAATTTCTTCGCGAAATTCTTCTCGTTGCGCCATTCGATAGATCTCGTATTCCGCATTCAGCAATTCTGATTGTTTCAACATGCCCACTGCTTTCTCTCTGTTATATAATGTATGGCGAAGGTTACCGATGTATCGACGAATAAACGCAACTAGGCGTACTAGCTTCCACCAGTTCGAATGATCACCGAAGTTTATCAGAGGTTCTCGTATCACATGGACATTTGAATGTTGAAGAATTTCTGTATCAGTTACTCCATAACATTTGAGTTGTTCTGGCCATTCTTGCCGCGACTGCCAAATTAAGTCTGGACCTCTGAACCACCTACTATTCGAGTGCAAATCTGGTGTTTTTTGCCACTTTGTACCTTCATCGGCTACATTCAATTCGGAAGGAACCCAATTCCATTCTGCAACATTTGTTTTTCCAGGATTTCACCAACACGAGCTCCAACATACTTTGTATATTTCCTGTGATCAGATTTCAACCACCAAAGCACATCTCGAGAATCGGACCAAAAGAATCGCTGAGTTATTGGTAATCGATGCTGTTCTACTACATCCTGCGCTAACCGTGCTCCAATCACTGCTGCTTGAAGTTCCAGGCGTGGAATTGATACATACTTCAAAGGAGCGACACGAGTTTTGGCGGTTACAAAGGCACATTCCACGGAATCCTCTTCAAATCGTAGGTAGACGACAGCAGCGTAGCCGTTTTCACTGGCATCTACAAACACGTGAATTTGGATGTGATTGGTGTCGGGAGAAGAAGAAGTTTTGGTTCTGTAGCACCTTGGAATGGAAACGTTTTCTACTTGTTGTAGAACCTTCAGCCAAACacaccatttttcaaattgttgttcGTTTATTGGTTCATCCCATTGAACGCCGGAACGCCAAATTTCTTGCAGAAGTACTTTCAGGTACATAAGAAAGTTTGCGAGAAATCCCAGTGGATCGTAGATTAACATGAGAACCCGCAAAACTTCCCTTTTGGTGGGAATTTTTGAGCCAGTCATTAATTCCGGACGACATCTTTTCGGAGTCTTGAAGGTGAAGGTGTCCGAGATTGTGTCCCACCACATTCCAGGAACCTTTTCTGTTGCGAGCGCAGCACCTATATCCATATTCTTTGGGGCAACATCACTCTCGCCCATTGCTTCCATCACGTTCCTGGAGTTGGACAACCATCCTCGAATTTCAAAACCTCCGCTAGCGTGTATCATGCGCACGTTCTTTGCTAATTCAATCGCTTCCACTTCTGATTCAACACTGCAAAGCATGTCATCAACATAGGTTCCGTTTTTTATTTCGTCAGCTGCTAGGGGGTACTGCTCTCTGAATCGTATCGCATTAAGGTTTACGTATTGAGCACAGCTTGGCGAACAACTTGCTCCGAATGTCATGACTTCCATAACGTATGTCGCTGGCACGTCTCCAAAGTTTCCCTTATTCCAGAAAAAACGTTGGTAGTGTTGATCTTTGTTGTTTATCCTAACCTGGTGAAACATTTGCGTATGTCACCCGTAATCCCAACACGATACTCCCGAAAGCGGCGTAGAACATGTGGAAGCGGTACAACCTGATCTGGACCCTTCAATAGAAACGAATTTAGAGAGACCTTGCCTACTTTAGCTGCGGCGTCCCAAACGATCCTGAGTTTGCCGGGTTTGTTTGGATTAGTTACCGGAAAGATCGGCAGGTACCAACAACGATCGCGATACACGTTTTCCTCTTCTGCTGTCAGCATACGAATGTATCCCTTAGTCTCGTATTCGCATACTTTCTGCTGTAAAGCCTTCGCCAACTCTGGTTCCCGAATCAAACGTCGTTCTAGACACTTATGCCGGCTTAGTGCCATATTTTTGCTACTGGGTAGATCGATGTTATCATACCGCCAAAGTAAGCACGTCTCGTATCGTCCGCCATTACGTGTGGTGTTCTTCTTGAGAAGTGCCATTGCACGCTCGTCGTCCTTTGACAAGATCTGCCTACCACCTGCTTGAACTCCAAggctttcaaaagaaaaatagtcTCGTACCGCTGCGTTAAGCTCATCGCACTGACAAACGTGATAGTTGAACTCAGATTTTCGAGTAATGGCCTGATCGTTTTCAAGATCATTGGGTCCGAAAATTACCCATCCCAAGCGCGTTAGAACAGCCGTCGGCTGATTTTCGAGACCTTCTCTGGAATCCAAGGGGTATTCGAGACGAATATTGTCCATTCCCAGCAAGATACGTGGCCTAATATCGGTATACGAGTCAATAGGAACATCTCAGAGATAACGATAACGATTTATTAGATCAGGTCCAGAGACTGTCTGCGGAGGAAGTGCCAAGCTCTCGACTGTGTGTACTTTCGTTAGATGAAAGCGATTGTCTGATTGACTTCCGGTGATATCGATAGAACATCTCACTGAACCTGCTTCGTATCGCCCTTGACAAGCTGTCCAGTTAATACACAGTGGGTACTGTTCACCTGCAAGGTCCAAATCCTGCCACAGGCTATGCTCCATCAAAGTGCAGGTAGAACCACCATCGAGAAAGGCATAGGTTGTGATAGATCTTTTTTTACCGTGTACGGTAATACGGATGtacttaacccattcgagacggagccCTTTCCACGACATTCGAACTCACAGTACTTtactcttagataacttttaGGTCGTTTggttttcatcaaaaatatttccCAATACATTTTGCCTTACATTTGAGGATTCCAttggaataaaaatattatttttccgagaAATAGTAAACTCATAATGaaagattgttctgacaaaggcacaaaaattccattgcacacacggtgtgcaatcgatCTCGAATAGGTTAAGCAAGACCCCTCCTAGCGAACAATTGTGCGTATTGCAATGCGAATTCTGTGTTGGATGGGAAGGCGGTCCTGAATGCTTACGGTCGTCATGAAGAAGCGAATGATGAAGAAATCTGCAGCCGTTTACGTTACATGGAATTTTTCTCTCACACGCCCCTAAGTGTTTAGCCAGACATTTACGACCGAAGTTATGTTCGTTCTTTAATGCCCACCTCCTTTTCGTTGACATCTGAAGAAAGACACTACAGCTTTCTATGTTCGTACAATCTCCAGCACAAGCTAGACATACCTTTCGAGTGGATTCTACGGACGGCTGCTCGGAGTGTACGTGCAAAAACGCTTCTTCTCTCCTATTTCTAGAGGAAAGTTTCGTCCATGCTTGTGGTCGTGTTACTCTGCTGAAGGCATCGACCTTCTTAGTTAACCAAATGTTGAAATCCATAAGAGATATCGCTCCAGTCTTCTGTATATGTGTTACCCATTTCATTTTGAGGTTAATTGGGAGACTTTCCACTAATTCTTGTAGCAGAGTAGCATTATATAAACGTTCGTCTAGCCGACAGGCTAGAATAGTTGCACAAAGATTCTGAACAGCAACCCCAAAGTCAATTATGCTCTCCAATTTGTCTGCTTTCGACGGTGGCATCAGCTTAACTCTCTTCATCATTGTGTCTACAATGGTTTCCGGGTTTCCAAACAGGGTACTAAGACGGTGTATGATGATAGGAACATTGTCTGGATGCAGAAGAAGACTTTTTACGGTGCTGAGAGCTCTGTCTTGCAGACTTTTTTCGAGACGATCCAAAAGctcatcattttgaaaacagCACATCCTTGCGGTTCGTTCGTACGCTGCAATAAACCTTGGCCATTCCTCCGGATCTCCACCAAATTTAGGCAGTTCTGTCACAGTGTGTCTAGCTGCAAGATGCTCCGTACTCAACGGGTTCTCAGTATTACAGAGACCATCGGCGTTTG is a window encoding:
- the LOC129760664 gene encoding uncharacterized protein LOC129760664 is translated as MLKQSELLNAEYEIYRMAQREEFREEISLLSNTKNVNPRIPKTSVLYGLSPFLDEYGVLRMKSRISNCRFIDQNTAHPILLSKNHQVTNLVVEFTHEHYHHLNHETVVNELRQKYHIPKLRRVCNKIYRDCQACKNAKARPQSPMMADLPPARLASCSRPFSYIGIDYFGPMHVAVGRRVEKRWGVLITCLVVRAVHLEIAHSLTASSCIMAIRNFIARRGTPIEIFSDRGTNFVGSSRELSAAVQELDQDKVMKDLVSADTKWTFLPPSSPHMGGSWERLVQSVKKILNNMNLPRTPTNEVLRNSLLEIEFIINSRPLTYIPIENASSEALTPNHFLLGSSHGLKPLVSYHDSLATLRNTWKTSQVYANLFWKRWLKEYLPTIRRRPKWHHPVKPIAVGDVVVIVDSDLPRNLWPKGRVVKVNEHAGQVRSATVRTLSNVYERPAVKLAVLDIGATECKPGTGSGLPGGVSRHLRTHRSHASNPHIIRRH